A region of Paraburkholderia sp. BL23I1N1 DNA encodes the following proteins:
- the malQ gene encoding 4-alpha-glucanotransferase codes for MSTRRPTDTIDILATRAGFEVEWRDAHHTTQHVPESTLAVLLDRMGLPCGNATQIRHSSATLEAELSGRKLPLLMTAEVERGIALPAAAIKSGSHYRIELESGSIIDGRFTAPKGEEALLTPIDEPGYHTLVINEQRVTLAVAPSSCYTIADAWHTLHDGATAHTTHAPPLWGIAAQLYGLRRTGDGGIGDYTALAQMAIESAKRGAHALAVSPTHAMFSAEPNRFSPYSPSSRLWLNVTHIDPAAVFGADAARAALETVQATEAWSILEDLPLIDWPNAVVLKLKVLRALYENFCTQERTRDTPCALEFHGFCERAGRALEDHARFEALQAVQLAQKDGHGHWRDWPEALRDPRSPEVEAFAEAHRHEVDFHLFLQWLAAKGLSHAQHAATDAGMAVGLIADLAVGCDSAGSHAWSYREDMLQGISVGAPPDLFNQAGQAWGLTTFSPRAMRTQGFSAFIDMLRAAFAHAGGIRIDHILGLRRLWLVPEGESARHGAYLRYPLEDLLRLIALESWRHRAIVIGEDLGTVPHGFRERLDEHGLAGIRVLWFEGAEDGNGFRPPSAWDRNAVGTTTTHDLPTVAGWWRGSDITWRNRIGQTMARADGRDAEEVAQAERAADRALLWRAFQDAGVAVPDVAAPPPDEAPVDEALAFVAATPGPLVTFPLEDLLALVEQPNLPGSIDEHPNWRRRVTLPVDALFQDDTFSDRLLAVDRARRGATAAPASSASASSEPDTP; via the coding sequence GTGAGTACCCGACGCCCGACCGATACGATCGATATCCTTGCCACTCGCGCCGGCTTCGAGGTCGAGTGGCGCGATGCGCACCATACGACGCAGCATGTGCCGGAAAGCACGCTCGCCGTGCTGCTTGACCGAATGGGTTTGCCTTGCGGAAACGCCACGCAAATCCGCCACAGTTCGGCCACGCTCGAAGCCGAACTGTCCGGCCGCAAACTGCCTTTGCTGATGACCGCGGAGGTCGAGCGCGGCATCGCGCTGCCGGCCGCGGCGATCAAATCCGGCAGTCACTACCGGATCGAACTCGAAAGCGGCTCGATCATCGACGGGCGCTTCACCGCGCCTAAAGGCGAGGAAGCATTGCTCACCCCAATCGACGAACCCGGCTATCACACGCTGGTGATCAACGAGCAACGCGTGACCTTGGCCGTGGCGCCGTCGAGTTGCTACACCATCGCCGATGCATGGCACACGCTGCACGACGGCGCCACGGCACACACGACACATGCGCCGCCGCTGTGGGGCATTGCCGCGCAGTTATACGGCTTGCGCCGCACGGGCGATGGCGGCATCGGCGACTATACGGCCCTCGCGCAAATGGCGATTGAAAGCGCGAAACGTGGCGCGCATGCGCTCGCGGTGAGCCCGACGCACGCGATGTTCAGCGCCGAGCCGAATCGCTTCAGTCCGTATTCGCCGTCGTCGCGTTTGTGGCTGAACGTCACGCATATCGATCCCGCCGCGGTGTTCGGCGCGGATGCCGCGCGCGCCGCGCTCGAGACCGTTCAGGCTACCGAAGCATGGTCGATACTCGAAGACTTGCCGCTGATCGATTGGCCGAACGCGGTCGTGCTGAAGCTGAAGGTTTTACGCGCGCTATACGAGAATTTCTGCACACAGGAACGCACGCGAGACACGCCGTGCGCACTCGAATTTCATGGTTTCTGCGAACGTGCCGGCCGTGCGCTCGAAGATCACGCACGTTTCGAAGCGCTGCAAGCCGTGCAGTTGGCTCAAAAGGACGGTCATGGCCACTGGCGCGATTGGCCTGAAGCGTTGCGCGATCCGCGCAGCCCTGAAGTTGAAGCCTTTGCCGAAGCGCATCGCCATGAAGTCGATTTTCATCTGTTTTTGCAGTGGCTTGCCGCCAAGGGTTTGTCGCACGCGCAACATGCCGCGACCGACGCCGGGATGGCCGTCGGCCTGATCGCCGACCTCGCCGTCGGGTGCGATAGCGCCGGCAGTCATGCATGGTCGTATCGCGAAGACATGCTGCAAGGTATTTCGGTGGGCGCACCGCCCGATCTGTTCAACCAGGCCGGTCAGGCGTGGGGGCTCACTACCTTCTCGCCGCGTGCAATGCGCACGCAGGGCTTCTCCGCTTTCATCGACATGTTGCGCGCGGCGTTCGCGCATGCGGGCGGCATCCGCATCGACCACATTCTTGGTTTGCGGCGCCTGTGGCTCGTGCCCGAAGGCGAGAGCGCGCGCCACGGTGCCTATCTGCGCTATCCGCTCGAAGACCTGCTGCGGCTGATCGCGCTCGAATCGTGGCGGCATCGCGCGATCGTGATCGGCGAAGACCTTGGCACCGTGCCGCACGGTTTTCGCGAGCGGCTCGATGAGCACGGTCTCGCCGGCATTCGCGTGCTGTGGTTCGAAGGCGCGGAAGATGGCAACGGTTTCAGGCCACCGTCCGCGTGGGACCGTAACGCGGTCGGCACCACGACCACCCATGATTTGCCGACCGTGGCGGGCTGGTGGCGCGGCAGCGACATCACGTGGCGCAACCGGATCGGTCAGACGATGGCGCGCGCCGACGGCCGCGACGCGGAGGAAGTGGCGCAGGCAGAACGCGCTGCCGATCGCGCGCTGTTATGGCGCGCGTTCCAGGACGCCGGCGTCGCCGTGCCGGACGTGGCCGCGCCGCCGCCCGACGAAGCGCCCGTGGACGAAGCGCTTGCCTTCGTCGCCGCCACGCCCGGGCCGCTCGTCACGTTCCCGCTCGAAGATTTGCTCGCGCTCGTCGAGCAGCCGAATCTGCCCGGCTCGATCGACGAGCATCCGAACTGGCGCCGCCGTGTGACCTTGCCCGTCGACGCATTGTTCCAGGACGACACCTTCAGCGACCGTCTGCTGGCCGTCGATCGCGCGCGCCGCGGTGCAACAGCCGCTCCTGCTTCCTCTGCCAGCGCTTCTTCGGAGCCTGATACGCCATGA
- the treY gene encoding malto-oligosyltrehalose synthase, whose amino-acid sequence MTVPRSTLRLQFHRGFTFDDAAKHVDYFAGLGISHLYASPITTAEPGSLHGYDTVDYTPVSAECGGEAGLKRLADQLHAHSMGLIVDVVPNHMGVGGSSNAWWLDILEWGRHSTYARHFDVDWHSPDPALRGKVLVPTLGAPYGDELAASRIALHFAADSGRFYIGYGPHVLPVCPIDYATILQSGDRADLSALAERFQGLTTQPADQPRAAEGRDMLREFVAQTGAAAIESVLEAYAPADPVARDRLHRLIERQHFRLAWWRTASDEVNWRRFFDISTLAGVRVERPEVFEAVHALIFRLYQEGVVDGLRIDHIDGLAEPREYCQRLRQRLTELRDTAPYVVVEKILGRDEPLRDDWPIDGTTGYDFMNDVGALLHDPAGAEPLAETWAELTGRSPRFAHEALAARRKILAENLAAELDRAARALHRIARDSLTTRDFTFTALRRVLTELVVHFPVYRIYPQNGLRSAADNVYFEQALAGARQTLSRADYEVLDRADAWLGGSAEDVPNARGNAPSQQQGPNGAAPSHAGSARRTAQTLFAQLTAPVAAKAIEDTACYRYGRLLSRNEVGSDPGEFALSVEHFHAANLARSQRFPHAMLATATHDHKRGEDVRARLAVLSEIPDEWSARLRAWSTLNAPLRRAVDGKPISSAGEDTSYDWAPGSAAEAMLYQTLVGCWPPDLKPDDATGVKALAERVAQWQLKALREAKLQTNWLAPDEAYEAGCRDFLFDILAPQRRDGFLRELSAFVARIGRAGALNSLQQTVLRLTSPGIPDLYQGTELWDFSLVDPDNRRPVDFAKREAWLAQTPPSEFLASWRDGRVKLAMVQRVLALRAHLPELLSQSEYLPLEVRGAHASNVIAFARRHGNAWAVVVASRLAAGLLGESGDLPMVDPAKWGDTAIEMPADLAARALFDWLSPAAPKVDEDGLLYLRDALGAMPIAVLVEDGVPRS is encoded by the coding sequence ATGACCGTTCCGCGCTCCACGCTTCGCCTCCAGTTCCATCGAGGCTTTACCTTCGACGATGCCGCAAAGCATGTCGACTACTTCGCCGGGCTCGGCATCAGCCACCTGTACGCGTCGCCGATCACCACCGCCGAGCCAGGCTCGTTGCACGGCTACGACACCGTCGACTACACCCCGGTCAGCGCCGAATGCGGCGGCGAGGCGGGCCTGAAACGCCTCGCCGATCAACTGCACGCGCACAGCATGGGGCTGATCGTCGACGTGGTGCCGAACCATATGGGCGTTGGCGGCTCGAGCAACGCGTGGTGGCTCGATATCCTCGAATGGGGCCGGCACAGCACGTACGCGCGCCATTTCGATGTCGACTGGCACTCGCCCGATCCGGCGCTGCGCGGCAAGGTGCTGGTGCCGACACTCGGCGCGCCGTACGGAGATGAACTCGCGGCGTCCCGGATTGCGCTGCATTTTGCGGCTGACAGCGGGCGCTTTTATATCGGCTATGGGCCGCATGTGCTACCGGTGTGCCCAATCGACTACGCGACGATTCTGCAAAGCGGCGACCGTGCCGATCTCAGCGCACTGGCCGAACGTTTCCAGGGCCTGACGACGCAACCGGCCGATCAGCCGCGCGCCGCCGAAGGACGCGACATGCTGCGCGAGTTCGTCGCGCAGACCGGAGCCGCAGCGATCGAATCGGTGCTGGAAGCGTATGCGCCCGCGGATCCGGTAGCGCGTGACCGTTTGCATCGGCTGATCGAACGGCAGCACTTCCGCCTCGCATGGTGGCGCACCGCGTCGGACGAAGTGAACTGGCGGCGTTTCTTCGACATCTCCACGCTGGCCGGTGTGCGCGTGGAGCGGCCCGAAGTGTTCGAGGCCGTGCATGCGCTGATTTTCCGTCTGTATCAGGAAGGCGTAGTGGACGGTTTGCGGATCGACCACATAGATGGTCTCGCCGAACCGCGTGAGTACTGTCAGCGTCTACGGCAACGCCTCACCGAATTGCGCGACACCGCGCCGTATGTGGTCGTCGAAAAAATTCTCGGCCGCGACGAACCGCTGCGCGACGATTGGCCCATTGACGGCACCACCGGCTACGATTTCATGAACGACGTGGGCGCGCTGCTGCACGATCCGGCCGGCGCCGAGCCGCTCGCGGAGACGTGGGCCGAACTCACCGGCCGCAGCCCGCGCTTCGCCCACGAAGCCCTGGCCGCGCGCCGCAAGATTCTCGCGGAGAATCTCGCGGCGGAACTGGACCGCGCAGCGCGCGCGTTGCATCGTATTGCCCGCGATTCGCTGACAACGCGCGATTTCACCTTCACCGCGCTGCGGCGCGTGCTGACCGAACTGGTCGTGCATTTTCCGGTGTATCGGATCTATCCACAGAACGGGCTGCGCAGCGCTGCCGATAACGTGTATTTCGAACAGGCGCTGGCAGGGGCGAGACAGACGCTTTCGCGCGCGGACTATGAGGTGCTCGACCGCGCGGATGCGTGGCTGGGCGGCAGCGCCGAAGACGTGCCGAATGCACGGGGCAATGCCCCTTCGCAACAGCAGGGCCCGAATGGTGCAGCGCCGAGTCATGCAGGTTCCGCGCGACGCACCGCGCAGACGCTGTTTGCGCAATTGACCGCGCCGGTCGCGGCGAAAGCGATTGAAGATACAGCGTGCTATCGCTATGGGCGTTTGCTGTCGCGCAACGAAGTCGGCTCGGACCCGGGCGAGTTTGCGTTGTCGGTCGAACATTTTCATGCGGCGAATCTCGCGCGCTCGCAACGCTTTCCTCACGCGATGCTCGCCACGGCGACCCATGATCACAAGCGTGGCGAAGACGTGCGCGCGCGGCTTGCCGTGTTGAGCGAAATCCCGGATGAATGGAGCGCGAGGTTGCGCGCGTGGTCGACACTGAACGCGCCGCTTCGCCGTGCCGTCGACGGTAAGCCGATCAGCAGTGCCGGCGAGGATACAAGCTACGATTGGGCGCCGGGCTCCGCCGCCGAGGCGATGCTGTATCAGACGCTGGTGGGCTGCTGGCCGCCTGATTTAAAGCCGGACGATGCAACCGGCGTCAAGGCACTGGCCGAGCGGGTCGCGCAATGGCAGTTGAAGGCGCTGCGGGAAGCCAAGCTGCAAACCAACTGGCTCGCACCGGACGAAGCCTATGAGGCCGGCTGCCGCGATTTCCTGTTCGACATCCTGGCGCCGCAGCGGCGCGACGGTTTCTTGCGCGAGTTGTCCGCGTTCGTCGCGCGGATTGGGCGTGCCGGTGCGCTCAATAGCTTGCAGCAAACGGTGTTGCGCCTGACATCGCCTGGGATTCCCGATCTTTATCAGGGCACTGAGTTGTGGGATTTCAGTCTGGTCGATCCTGACAATCGCCGGCCCGTCGATTTTGCCAAACGTGAGGCGTGGCTGGCACAGACACCGCCTTCGGAATTCCTGGCGAGCTGGCGCGACGGCCGAGTGAAGCTCGCGATGGTGCAACGCGTGCTGGCGTTGCGCGCGCATTTGCCGGAGTTACTGAGTCAGAGTGAATATCTGCCGCTTGAGGTGCGGGGTGCGCATGCGTCGAATGTGATCGCGTTTGCACGGCGGCACGGGAATGCATGGGCCGTGGTGGTGGCGAGCCGGCTTGCTGCCGGCTTGCTCGGTGAAAGCGGTGATCTGCCGATGGTCGATCCAGCTAAATGGGGCGATACGGCAATCGAGATGCCTGCGGATCTGGCCGCGCGGGCGCTGTTCGACTGGTTGAGCCCGGCGGCGCCTAAGGTCGATGAAGACGGCTTGCTTTATCTGCGCGATGCGTTGGGTGCAATGCCTATCGCAGTGTTGGTGGAAGACGGTGTGCCACGCAGTTGA
- a CDS encoding hemolysin family protein → MIQVVALIGAMFLVALNGFFVAAEFGLVKLRQTRVQSLAAKHGMRGRLLAKVHGRLDAYLSACQLGITLASLGLGWIGEPAFAELLNPVFSLLGVESEKLIHGISLFFAFSCISFLHIVVGELAPKSLAIREAEKVSLWAATPLYGFYWAMYPAIWVLNTSANAVLKLAGLDADHGHDSHYSTDELKLILRGRHANVATGLGVGATDGAYSQDEWNTIAHSLDFSRMTVSDLMRPSYEMVGMRRDLPLRENMQVVARHRFSRYPLFEDASGERVAGMIHLKDLLLARHAGSTLDDLSKYARPVQYVKPDMPALELFRRFRKGAPHFALVGHKNSKPIGFLTLDNLLGALVGQIHDEFRQGDADWTRMDDGTLMGKGSLPVVSLERALGIDIDEGNAESVGGLVIQALNDLPNEGQRIEFDRFDVVVKKMKGPRIVLVRVYPKVFDDEGG, encoded by the coding sequence TTGATCCAGGTTGTCGCCCTCATCGGTGCAATGTTTCTCGTTGCCCTCAACGGTTTTTTTGTCGCCGCCGAATTCGGTCTGGTGAAGCTGCGGCAAACCCGCGTGCAGAGCCTTGCCGCCAAACACGGCATGCGCGGGCGTTTGCTGGCGAAGGTGCACGGGCGGCTCGACGCGTATCTGTCCGCCTGCCAGCTCGGCATTACGCTGGCGTCGCTCGGACTCGGCTGGATCGGCGAGCCGGCGTTCGCGGAACTGCTCAACCCGGTCTTCAGCCTGCTTGGCGTGGAATCGGAGAAGCTGATTCACGGCATCTCGTTGTTCTTCGCGTTCTCGTGCATTTCGTTCCTGCATATCGTGGTGGGCGAACTGGCGCCGAAGTCGCTGGCGATTCGTGAAGCGGAAAAGGTTTCGTTGTGGGCCGCCACGCCGCTGTACGGTTTCTACTGGGCGATGTATCCAGCGATCTGGGTGCTCAACACGAGCGCCAATGCCGTGTTGAAACTCGCAGGCCTCGACGCGGACCACGGCCACGATTCGCATTACTCGACCGACGAACTCAAGCTGATCCTGCGCGGCCGCCACGCCAATGTCGCGACTGGGCTCGGTGTCGGCGCGACGGACGGCGCCTACAGCCAGGACGAATGGAACACGATTGCGCATTCGCTGGATTTTTCGCGCATGACCGTCTCGGACCTGATGCGTCCGTCGTATGAAATGGTCGGGATGCGGCGCGATTTGCCGTTGCGCGAAAACATGCAAGTGGTGGCGCGGCACCGTTTCAGCCGCTATCCGTTGTTCGAAGATGCGTCCGGCGAGCGCGTGGCCGGCATGATCCATCTGAAGGATTTGCTGCTGGCGCGGCACGCGGGCAGCACGCTCGACGACCTCTCCAAATATGCGCGGCCCGTGCAGTATGTGAAGCCGGACATGCCGGCGCTCGAACTGTTTCGCCGCTTCCGCAAGGGCGCGCCGCATTTCGCGCTAGTGGGCCATAAGAACTCGAAGCCGATCGGCTTTCTGACGCTGGACAACCTGCTCGGCGCACTGGTGGGGCAGATCCACGACGAATTCCGTCAGGGCGACGCCGACTGGACGCGCATGGACGACGGCACGTTGATGGGCAAGGGCAGCTTGCCCGTGGTGTCGTTGGAACGCGCGCTCGGGATCGACATTGACGAAGGCAACGCGGAATCGGTCGGCGGCCTAGTGATTCAGGCGCTCAACGATCTGCCGAACGAAGGGCAGCGCATTGAGTTCGATCGCTTCGACGTGGTGGTCAAGAAAATGAAGGGCCCTCGCATCGTTCTTGTGCGCGTTTATCCGAAGGTCTTCGACGACGAAGGCGGTTAA
- a CDS encoding sensor histidine kinase KdpD — MTTSSTGTVGANPVLSGFAVSERTAHLRAETALFMRDHVLSLVSHDLRGPLNAIHSWAYVLERKLDANDPNSQRAVTGIRNGVDQQVKLLETIVDATRAETKSLPLALASFPLHPLLDETVDEVRSGLARARGVEVAVESQLATEQLNGDRERLAAALWVMLTFAVEASTEGAVVTLATRADATRWYATATFKQSAAALDNPSVPHLLEAFARKQAREPREAKRIAWVFALCKRVAEAHGGSFEQSDAPESETVTLALHVPLAASTST, encoded by the coding sequence GTGACAACGTCTTCCACCGGAACCGTCGGTGCAAATCCGGTTCTTTCCGGCTTCGCCGTCTCCGAACGCACCGCCCATCTGCGCGCGGAGACCGCGCTGTTCATGCGCGACCACGTGCTGTCGCTGGTGTCGCATGACCTGCGGGGGCCGCTCAACGCCATCCATAGCTGGGCGTACGTGCTCGAGCGCAAGCTCGATGCGAACGACCCTAACTCGCAGCGCGCCGTCACCGGGATTCGCAATGGCGTGGACCAGCAGGTGAAGTTGCTGGAGACGATTGTCGATGCCACGCGTGCCGAGACCAAATCGCTGCCGCTGGCTTTGGCGTCGTTTCCGCTGCATCCGCTACTTGATGAAACCGTTGACGAGGTCCGCTCCGGGTTGGCGCGCGCGCGTGGCGTCGAGGTCGCGGTCGAGTCGCAACTCGCTACCGAGCAGCTCAACGGTGATCGTGAGCGCCTGGCCGCCGCGCTTTGGGTGATGCTCACGTTTGCTGTCGAAGCGAGCACGGAGGGCGCCGTCGTCACGCTGGCCACACGTGCGGACGCCACCAGGTGGTACGCCACCGCCACCTTCAAGCAGAGCGCCGCTGCACTAGACAACCCTTCGGTGCCGCATTTGCTGGAAGCTTTTGCCCGCAAACAGGCGCGCGAACCGCGCGAAGCCAAACGGATCGCGTGGGTGTTCGCGCTGTGCAAGCGCGTTGCCGAAGCACACGGCGGCAGTTTCGAGCAAAGCGACGCACCCGAAAGTGAAACTGTTACGCTCGCGCTGCATGTGCCGCTGGCCGCGTCGACGTCAACGTGA
- a CDS encoding FKBP-type peptidyl-prolyl cis-trans isomerase, producing MSTVTTESGLKYEDIVEGSGAEAVAGKTVSVHYTGWLTDGQKFDSSKDRNDPFAFVLGGGMVIKGWDEGVQGMKVGGTRKLTIPPQLGYGVRGAGGVIPPNATLVFEVELLDV from the coding sequence ATGTCGACTGTGACTACCGAATCCGGCCTGAAATACGAAGATATCGTTGAAGGCAGCGGCGCCGAAGCGGTTGCCGGCAAGACCGTCAGCGTGCACTACACGGGCTGGCTGACCGATGGCCAGAAGTTTGACTCGAGCAAGGACCGCAACGACCCGTTCGCGTTCGTGCTGGGCGGCGGCATGGTCATCAAGGGCTGGGACGAAGGCGTGCAAGGCATGAAGGTTGGCGGCACGCGCAAGCTGACGATTCCGCCGCAACTCGGCTACGGCGTGCGTGGCGCAGGCGGCGTGATTCCGCCGAATGCAACGCTCGTGTTCGAAGTCGAACTGCTCGACGTCTAA
- a CDS encoding AraC family transcriptional regulator, translating to MSHPAVIAPSVSLRRYGAIEASDVHDFHQVVLGLDGAMVMAVDGVAHQIDAGSAWLIPAGARHDYAGIGENRQLVLDLPAASLAVPERLFDRARAVTVDVSLTQLVHRIAARATGGAQADDLDTRRFQWDAAARLGAALVADTGTVAGAQAYGAGLDFARIDRWLRAHLSEPLRIADLAAHCGFGMRRFHQLFIDAFGETPHRYLQRLRLDTSLDLLSDPRLSLSDIALEIGFGDQSAFTHAFTRRFGLAPGQWRALRH from the coding sequence ATGAGTCACCCCGCCGTCATCGCACCTAGCGTTTCGTTGCGCCGCTACGGCGCGATCGAGGCGTCGGACGTGCACGACTTTCACCAGGTCGTGCTCGGGCTCGACGGCGCGATGGTGATGGCGGTAGACGGCGTTGCGCATCAGATCGACGCCGGCTCCGCCTGGCTCATCCCGGCCGGGGCGCGGCACGATTACGCGGGCATCGGCGAGAACCGGCAATTGGTGCTGGATTTGCCGGCCGCCTCGCTGGCCGTGCCGGAGCGTCTGTTCGACCGCGCACGGGCAGTGACGGTGGATGTCTCACTCACGCAACTCGTGCATCGGATTGCCGCGCGCGCCACAGGCGGTGCGCAAGCCGACGATCTGGACACCCGGCGTTTTCAATGGGACGCTGCCGCACGATTGGGCGCGGCGTTGGTGGCCGATACCGGCACGGTGGCCGGAGCGCAGGCGTACGGCGCCGGCTTGGACTTCGCGCGCATCGACCGCTGGCTGCGCGCGCATCTGTCGGAACCGCTGCGTATCGCCGACCTTGCCGCGCACTGCGGCTTCGGCATGCGCCGCTTTCATCAGCTTTTTATCGACGCCTTCGGCGAAACACCACATCGCTATTTGCAGCGCCTGCGGCTCGATACGTCTCTTGACTTGCTGTCCGATCCACGTCTATCGCTCAGCGACATCGCGCTGGAAATCGGCTTTGGCGATCAGAGCGCCTTCACTCACGCATTTACGCGGCGTTTCGGGCTGGCGCCCGGTCAATGGCGCGCGTTGCGCCATTGA
- a CDS encoding O-succinylhomoserine sulfhydrylase yields the protein MDDSLNFDTLAVRSGTVRSDFNEHSEAIFLTSSFVFASAADAAEKFKNSEDNYTYSRFTNPTVSMFQDRLAVLEGGEACMATASGMAAIMSVVMCTLQAGDHLVSSQALFGSTLGMFSQIFSKFGITTTFVDPTDLDAWKNAVRPETKMFFLETPSNPLTEVADIEAISKIAKAANAIFVVDNCFCSPALQQPLKLGADVVMHSATKFLDGQGRVLGGALVGSKQFIMEKVFPFVRSAGPTLSAFNAWVLLKGMETLSLRVEKQSANALDIARWLETHPAVNRVFYPGLESHPQHALAMRQQKAGGAILSFELKGDTPEQMRANAWRVIDSTKICSITGNLGDTRTTITHPATTTHARVTPEARAAAGISEGLIRLAVGLENAGDIRGDLERGLVG from the coding sequence ATGGACGACTCCCTGAACTTCGACACGCTGGCAGTCCGCTCGGGCACAGTGCGCAGCGACTTCAACGAACATTCGGAAGCGATTTTCCTGACGTCGAGCTTCGTCTTCGCGAGTGCCGCGGACGCCGCCGAAAAATTCAAGAATTCCGAAGACAACTACACCTATTCGCGCTTCACGAACCCGACCGTTTCGATGTTCCAGGACCGTCTGGCGGTGCTCGAAGGCGGCGAAGCGTGCATGGCGACGGCTTCGGGGATGGCCGCGATCATGTCGGTGGTGATGTGCACGCTGCAGGCCGGCGACCATCTGGTCAGCTCGCAGGCGCTGTTCGGTTCGACGCTCGGCATGTTCTCGCAGATCTTCAGCAAGTTCGGCATCACGACAACCTTTGTCGATCCGACCGATCTGGATGCGTGGAAAAACGCCGTGCGCCCGGAGACGAAGATGTTCTTCCTCGAAACGCCGTCGAACCCACTGACCGAAGTCGCCGATATCGAAGCGATCAGCAAGATCGCGAAGGCGGCCAATGCGATATTCGTGGTCGACAACTGCTTCTGTAGCCCGGCGTTGCAGCAGCCGCTGAAGCTCGGCGCGGACGTCGTGATGCATTCGGCCACCAAGTTCCTCGACGGCCAGGGGCGTGTGCTTGGCGGCGCGCTGGTCGGCTCGAAGCAATTCATCATGGAAAAGGTGTTTCCGTTCGTGCGCAGTGCCGGGCCGACGCTATCCGCGTTCAATGCCTGGGTGCTGCTCAAGGGCATGGAAACGTTGTCGCTGCGGGTTGAAAAGCAGTCGGCGAATGCGCTCGACATCGCGCGCTGGCTGGAAACGCATCCGGCGGTGAACCGCGTGTTCTATCCGGGGCTCGAATCGCATCCGCAGCATGCGCTGGCCATGCGTCAGCAGAAGGCGGGTGGCGCGATCCTGTCGTTCGAACTGAAGGGCGATACGCCTGAGCAGATGCGCGCGAACGCCTGGCGCGTGATCGACAGCACGAAGATCTGCTCGATCACCGGCAACCTTGGCGATACGCGTACCACCATCACGCATCCGGCGACCACCACGCATGCTCGCGTGACGCCGGAAGCGCGCGCGGCTGCGGGCATTAGCGAAGGCCTGATCCGGCTTGCGGTGGGTCTGGAAAACGCCGGCGATATCCGCGGCGATCTGGAGCGCGGTCTGGTAGGTTGA